A part of Candidatus Alcyoniella australis genomic DNA contains:
- a CDS encoding carotenoid biosynthesis protein — MRLLSLIRELWTHLPAWFFLFTVGRITLINITSLPNGPRHEWAWTAAAPILVVLIYYWRRLDMQKGLGRAQDLFGVVTLVAMAAVLGPYYLAPEASAALRPGGSPNAALVWAHEITTFVWVGLLVLHCLWFRGWRGVVMFYVIGLAYGTALESSGTVNGFFYEQGYNYEFGREYFAPLATILGWTTVFYPTVHIAQTIWRGTKSRPLLIGITAATAGTLLDLNVDPVATEAHLWFWNDLLAQGPHFCGVPLLNFASWFFALVPFATFLVWIEGRGDWSTLRKFATLAVAVPVSQGISGVCLVVCMWLIEGWGGPTLTILRQGLGLGG, encoded by the coding sequence GTGCGCCTGCTTTCGCTGATCCGCGAGCTGTGGACCCATCTGCCGGCCTGGTTCTTTTTATTCACGGTCGGCAGAATCACTCTAATCAATATCACCTCGCTGCCCAACGGGCCGCGCCACGAGTGGGCCTGGACCGCGGCCGCGCCGATCCTGGTCGTGCTGATCTACTATTGGCGCAGGCTCGATATGCAAAAGGGGCTGGGCCGCGCCCAGGACCTGTTCGGCGTGGTCACGCTGGTGGCAATGGCCGCGGTGCTCGGGCCGTACTACCTGGCGCCCGAGGCCTCGGCCGCGCTACGCCCCGGCGGCTCGCCCAACGCTGCGCTGGTCTGGGCCCACGAGATCACGACCTTCGTCTGGGTCGGACTGCTGGTGCTGCATTGCCTGTGGTTCCGCGGCTGGCGCGGAGTGGTGATGTTCTATGTGATCGGCCTGGCCTACGGTACGGCGTTGGAGAGCTCGGGCACGGTCAACGGCTTCTTCTACGAGCAGGGGTACAACTACGAGTTCGGCCGCGAGTACTTCGCGCCGCTGGCCACGATCTTGGGCTGGACCACGGTATTCTACCCCACGGTGCACATCGCGCAGACGATCTGGCGCGGCACCAAATCCAGGCCGCTGCTGATCGGCATTACCGCGGCCACGGCCGGTACGCTGCTGGACCTCAACGTCGATCCGGTGGCCACCGAGGCGCACCTGTGGTTCTGGAACGATCTGCTGGCCCAGGGCCCGCACTTCTGCGGCGTGCCGCTGCTCAACTTCGCATCGTGGTTCTTCGCCCTGGTGCCCTTTGCCACGTTCCTGGTCTGGATCGAGGGGCGCGGCGATTGGTCGACCCTGCGCAAGTTCGCAACCCTGGCCGTGGCCGTGCCGGTAAGCCAGGGGATCAGCGGCGTGTGCCTGGTGGTCTGCATGTGGCTGATCGAGGGCTGGGGCGGCCCGACCCTGACCATCCTCCGCCAGGGCCTGGGGCTCGGCGGATAG
- the greA gene encoding transcription elongation factor GreA, which translates to MTNSVPMTTRGFEMLKAELNQLKYHDRQRIVRDIEEAREHGDLSENAEYDEAKNAQGLLEARIRDIEQKLAGARVIDTSTLSGDKVVFGATVTMENIDSGAEVIYRIVGADEADAKRGLLSIESPVAQALIGKHVGDLARVRTPGGLREFEVTEVKF; encoded by the coding sequence ATGACCAACTCGGTTCCGATGACCACGCGTGGTTTCGAAATGCTCAAGGCTGAGCTGAACCAGCTTAAGTACCATGATCGACAGCGGATCGTGCGCGACATCGAGGAGGCGCGCGAGCACGGCGACCTGTCGGAGAATGCCGAGTACGACGAGGCCAAGAACGCCCAGGGGCTGCTCGAGGCCCGCATCCGCGATATCGAGCAGAAGCTGGCCGGGGCACGGGTGATCGACACCTCGACCCTCAGCGGCGACAAGGTGGTGTTCGGCGCCACGGTGACCATGGAGAACATCGACAGCGGCGCCGAGGTAATCTACCGCATCGTCGGTGCGGACGAGGCCGACGCCAAACGCGGCCTGCTCTCGATCGAGTCCCCGGTGGCGCAGGCTTTGATCGGCAAGCACGTGGGCGACCTGGCGCGCGTTCGCACTCCCGGCGGACTGCGCGAGTTCGAGGTAACCGAGGTCAAGTTCTAG
- a CDS encoding MBL fold metallo-hydrolase, with protein MRLIVLGSGTSIGVPVIGCHCPVCSSSDHRDKRMRSSIYIEHEGQCLLIDTSTDLRTQALACGIEQVDAVLYTHTHADHVHGIDDLRAFNFIKGGPIPIYGSPVSIEDIKHRFDYIFGGATQAGGGLPGLTPNEVQGPFELFGLQIAPVPIAHGKMKIVGYRVGPIAYLTDCSGVPRSSRNMLHDLDLLIIGALRPFPHPTHFSFDQAVAEIERIAPRRALLTHISHHVKHSELERRLPRNVSPAYDGQVIDINA; from the coding sequence TTGAGATTGATCGTCCTCGGCTCCGGAACCAGCATCGGCGTACCGGTTATCGGCTGCCACTGTCCGGTTTGCAGCTCATCTGATCACCGCGACAAGCGCATGCGCTCGAGCATCTACATCGAGCACGAGGGCCAATGTCTGCTGATCGACACCTCGACCGACCTGCGGACCCAAGCCCTGGCTTGCGGCATCGAGCAGGTGGACGCCGTGCTCTACACCCACACCCACGCCGACCACGTGCACGGCATCGACGACCTGCGGGCCTTCAACTTCATCAAGGGCGGCCCGATCCCGATCTACGGCAGCCCGGTGAGCATCGAGGACATCAAGCACCGCTTCGACTACATCTTTGGCGGGGCGACGCAGGCCGGAGGCGGTTTGCCCGGGCTGACTCCAAACGAGGTGCAGGGGCCGTTCGAATTGTTCGGCCTGCAGATCGCGCCGGTGCCGATCGCCCACGGCAAGATGAAGATCGTCGGCTACCGCGTAGGGCCGATCGCCTACCTTACCGACTGTTCGGGCGTGCCGCGCTCGAGCCGCAACATGTTGCACGACCTCGATCTGCTGATCATCGGCGCGCTAAGACCGTTCCCGCACCCCACGCACTTTAGCTTCGACCAGGCCGTGGCCGAAATCGAGCGCATCGCGCCGCGCCGCGCGCTGCTGACGCACATCAGCCACCACGTCAAGCACTCCGAGCTCGAGCGCCGACTGCCGCGCAACGTCAGCCCGGCCTACGACGGCCAGGTGATTGATATCAACGCTTGA